In Eublepharis macularius isolate TG4126 chromosome 4, MPM_Emac_v1.0, whole genome shotgun sequence, the following are encoded in one genomic region:
- the LOC129326901 gene encoding zinc finger protein 501-like → MSFEEVAVLFTEEEWALLDPGQRKLYWEVMQENYETLVSLAADVREITREKEQGRAIVGENEDREAKPGDQVVPKKWQSSKRESKQNQRKKLLAHQSRKIAEFPGHDEMQKRKRRHKVPMNVKALRRKLRVKIYQNITTCFKRYKLIESGKIFFQNSKLAKNQRMHRWPKPYKCLECGKGFSQNNTLTRHRKVHKGEKPHKCLECEKTFSQNDTLTRHQKVHTGEKPHKCLECGKRFSRNENLTRHQKVHTREKPHKCFECEKSFSQNDHLTRHQKVHTGEKPHKCLECGKSFSQNGDLTRHQKVHTGEKPHKCLECGKSFSQNGDLTRHQMVHTGEKPHKCLECGKSFSQNGHLTRHQKVHTGEKPYKCLECGKSFSHKGTLTRHQKVHMGEKPYKCFGVWEELLSEWRPK, encoded by the exons ATGTCCTTTGAGGAGGTGGCCGTGCTCTtcacggaggaggaatgggctctcctggatccaggccaaagaaaactctactgggaagtgatgcagGAAAACTACGAGACCCTGGTGTCTCTGG CTGCTGATGTGAGGGAAATAACAAGAGAGAAGGAACAAGGAAGGGCAATTGTGGGGGAAAATGAAGATCGAGAAGCAAAACCAGGGGATCAAGTCGTACCAAAGAAGTGGCAAAGCAGCAAAAGGGAATCAAAACAGAACCAGAGGAAGAAATTGCTTGCCCATCAGAGCAGGAAGATAGCTGAGTTCCCAGGCCATGATgaaatgcaaaaaagaaagagaaggcaTAAGGTTCCCATGAATGTCAAAGCGCTTAGACGCAAACTCAGAGTTAAAATATATCAGAACATTACAACATGCTTTAAAAGATATAAACTCATAGAAAGTGGAAAGATCTTTTTTCAGAATAGCAAGCTGGCTAAAAATCAGAGGATGCACAGATGGCcgaagccttataaatgcttagagtgtgggaaGGGCTTCTCTCAGAATAACACCTTAACTAGACATCGAAAGGTTCACAAGGGGGAGAAGCCAcataaatgcttagagtgtgaGAAGACCTTCTCTCAGAATGACaccctaactagacatcaaaaggttcacacaggggagaagccacataaatgcttggagtgtgggaagaggttCTCTCGGAATGAAaacctaactagacatcaaaaggttcacacaagggagaagccaCATAAATGCTTTGAGTGTgagaagagcttctctcagaatgaccacctaactagacatcaaaaggttcacacaggggagaagccacataaatgcttagagtgtgggaagagcttctctcagaatggtgacctaactagacatcaaaaggttcacaccggggagaagccacataaatgtttagagtgtgggaagagcttctctcagaatggCGACCTAACTAGACATCAAATGGTTCACACGGGAGAGAAGCCAcataaatgcttagagtgtgggaagagcttttctcagaatggccacctaactagacatcagaaggttcatacaggggagaagccatataaatgcttggagtgtgggaagagcttctctcataAAGGTACCCTAACTAGGCATCAAAAGGTTCATatgggggagaaaccatataaatgctttggagtgtgggaagagcttctctcagaatggCGGCCTAAGtag